Proteins from a single region of Propionispora vibrioides:
- a CDS encoding multidrug efflux MFS transporter produces the protein MEMWKRNLFICWLGAFATSSALSQVAPILPLYIDHLGVHATADIELWSGIAFGCTTLALGLVSPLWGKLADQYGRKPMLLRASLGMAIIVSCMGFVQNVYELVGLRLLLGTIAGFNSGAITLIATQTPKERAGWALGTLSTGVVGGTLLGPLLGGYLAEATGFRNMFFVMGALLLLAFALTLFFVKEKVVTNKKEVLSFQEVWQKLPDQRLLLSMFFTTFVLQVALFSIEPIITVYIDTLSPGNDHLAVIAGLVFAASGMASILAASSLGKLSDRIGAHKVILVALIAAGCLFVPQALVKNEWQLMMLRFLLGIATAALMPSINTLLKQSIPDEIAGRVFGYNQAAQFFGTFTGALAGGQIAAHFGIYYVFYLTSALLLINAVWVYHTVFKRVSEELTAVPNH, from the coding sequence ATGGAAATGTGGAAAAGAAATTTGTTTATTTGTTGGCTGGGCGCGTTTGCAACGTCTTCAGCCTTAAGTCAGGTGGCACCGATCCTGCCTTTATATATTGATCATTTAGGAGTGCACGCCACGGCGGATATTGAGCTGTGGTCAGGGATCGCCTTTGGCTGCACGACGCTGGCCCTGGGGCTGGTCTCGCCACTCTGGGGCAAACTGGCCGATCAATATGGCCGTAAGCCCATGCTGCTTAGGGCAAGTCTGGGCATGGCCATTATTGTTAGTTGTATGGGTTTTGTGCAAAACGTTTACGAACTGGTAGGTCTGCGGCTGCTGCTGGGGACGATTGCCGGTTTTAATTCGGGTGCGATCACACTGATTGCCACTCAAACGCCGAAGGAGCGAGCCGGCTGGGCGCTGGGGACACTTTCTACCGGTGTGGTGGGCGGCACGCTGTTAGGGCCTTTGCTGGGCGGTTACTTAGCGGAAGCGACAGGCTTCCGGAACATGTTTTTTGTGATGGGAGCCTTGCTGCTGCTGGCCTTCGCGTTAACCCTGTTCTTTGTGAAAGAAAAGGTTGTGACCAATAAAAAAGAGGTGCTCAGTTTCCAGGAGGTTTGGCAGAAGCTGCCCGATCAGCGGCTCTTGCTGTCCATGTTCTTTACCACCTTTGTGCTGCAGGTGGCGCTATTTTCCATTGAACCGATTATTACTGTCTATATTGACACGCTGTCGCCCGGTAATGATCACCTGGCGGTCATTGCCGGCCTGGTCTTTGCGGCGTCAGGGATGGCCAGCATACTGGCGGCTTCCTCACTGGGCAAGCTCTCCGACCGGATTGGCGCTCACAAGGTTATTCTAGTGGCGTTAATTGCGGCGGGTTGTTTATTTGTGCCCCAGGCACTGGTTAAAAATGAATGGCAGCTTATGATGCTGCGCTTTTTGCTGGGGATCGCCACGGCCGCGTTGATGCCGTCGATCAATACGCTCTTAAAGCAGAGTATTCCCGATGAAATTGCCGGACGGGTATTTGGCTACAATCAGGCGGCCCAGTTTTTCGGAACCTTTACCGGCGCGTTGGCCGGGGGACAGATTGCCGCCCATTTCGGAATTTACTATGTGTTTTATTTGACCAGCGCCTTGTTGCTGATAAATGCCGTTTGGGTGTACCATACTGTTTTCAAACGGGTTTCGGAGGAACTGACGGCGGTACCCAATCACTAG
- a CDS encoding ABC transporter permease: protein MRSKRAGLGYLYGVALFLIIWQAVAALVNLPIIPYPVLVAVTLIKIFAAKIAAHGFYSLWRILAGVLLAVAAGMPLGLCMGYFSRWDRTLSPLVYLTYPIPKIALLPVLMLLFGLGEASKILMIFLIIVFQVVVAVRDGVKSIPRETYYPLYSLGARFGAVARDILVPASLPQFFTSLRVAMATAVSVLFFTETFGTQYGMGYFIMDAWMRVNYLEMYAGIVVLSLIGLFLFALIDYLERRLCYWQYK from the coding sequence ATGAGGAGCAAAAGAGCAGGGCTGGGATATCTGTATGGGGTAGCGCTCTTTCTGATCATCTGGCAGGCTGTCGCCGCTTTGGTCAACCTGCCGATCATTCCTTATCCCGTGCTGGTGGCGGTCACGCTGATTAAAATTTTTGCGGCAAAAATTGCCGCCCACGGTTTTTACAGCCTGTGGCGTATTCTGGCGGGCGTTCTGCTGGCGGTGGCAGCCGGCATGCCTTTAGGGTTATGTATGGGCTATTTTTCCCGCTGGGACAGGACGTTATCGCCTCTGGTCTATCTGACCTATCCCATCCCGAAAATCGCCCTGCTGCCTGTTCTGATGCTGTTGTTTGGCCTGGGCGAGGCTTCGAAAATCCTGATGATTTTTTTAATCATTGTGTTCCAGGTGGTGGTGGCCGTACGGGATGGTGTAAAGAGCATTCCCAGGGAGACCTACTATCCGCTCTATTCGCTGGGCGCTAGGTTTGGTGCGGTGGCGCGGGACATTTTAGTTCCGGCGTCGCTGCCGCAGTTTTTCACCTCGCTGCGAGTGGCGATGGCGACAGCCGTTTCGGTGCTTTTTTTCACCGAGACCTTTGGCACGCAGTACGGCATGGGGTATTTTATTATGGACGCCTGGATGCGGGTGAATTATCTGGAAATGTACGCCGGCATTGTGGTGCTTAGTCTGATCGGGCTATTTTTGTTCGCCTTGATTGACTACTTAGAGCGCCGG
- a CDS encoding ABC transporter substrate-binding protein has protein sequence MRKLVVIMLSIVFMLALTGCGTGPGGGTGEQAGQTLTVGLMPDVDSIPFIIAQEKGFFKEEGVNVTLKSFKSAVDRDSALQSGNLDGAISDVLAEAFAKDGGFDTVITSATTGNYKLVAGKGEAVTALQDLKGKDVAISKNTIIEYVTDTIGTKGGLAADDMNKVIVPQIPARLEMLQNGKIAAATLPDPLATLAVKSGARLVSSSEQLGINPGVMLFTNKATEAKAKEIAAMYRAYNKAIEYLAKEPRDSYIDLVIEKAGFPAVVKDSLELPQYKKAAAPVPADVEAVIAWLQQKQLIQKGYSYEELVNDRFVR, from the coding sequence ATGAGAAAATTAGTTGTTATCATGTTAAGCATTGTGTTTATGCTGGCGCTGACCGGCTGCGGAACGGGACCAGGCGGCGGCACCGGAGAGCAGGCGGGCCAGACGCTTACGGTAGGACTTATGCCGGACGTGGATTCTATCCCGTTTATCATTGCGCAGGAAAAGGGCTTTTTCAAGGAAGAAGGCGTGAATGTCACGCTCAAATCGTTTAAAAGTGCTGTCGACCGGGACAGTGCCTTGCAGAGCGGCAATCTGGACGGGGCGATTTCCGACGTGCTGGCTGAGGCATTTGCCAAGGACGGCGGTTTTGATACGGTGATTACTTCGGCCACCACAGGCAATTACAAACTGGTGGCCGGCAAGGGCGAAGCCGTGACGGCCCTGCAGGACCTAAAGGGAAAAGATGTGGCGATTTCCAAAAACACCATTATCGAGTATGTGACCGATACGATCGGCACCAAGGGTGGACTGGCCGCCGATGATATGAACAAGGTCATTGTGCCGCAAATTCCGGCGCGGCTGGAAATGCTGCAAAATGGCAAAATCGCTGCCGCCACCCTGCCCGACCCATTGGCAACGCTGGCCGTGAAAAGTGGGGCCAGGCTGGTAAGCAGTTCGGAACAACTGGGCATTAATCCGGGCGTTATGCTCTTTACCAACAAGGCGACAGAAGCAAAAGCCAAGGAGATTGCCGCCATGTACCGGGCTTACAACAAGGCGATTGAGTATTTGGCAAAAGAACCCAGAGACAGCTATATTGATCTGGTGATTGAGAAAGCCGGCTTCCCGGCGGTGGTGAAAGATTCGCTGGAACTGCCGCAGTATAAAAAAGCCGCCGCTCCTGTTCCCGCCGATGTGGAGGCGGTTATTGCCTGGCTGCAGCAAAAGCAGTTGATCCAAAAGGGCTACTCCTATGAAGAACTGGTTAACGACCGGTTTGTCAGGTAA
- a CDS encoding ABC transporter ATP-binding protein → MLRIKELTVGYTSQEENYTALAGINLELAPGETCAIIGPSGCGKSTLLKVLAGIITDFTGQVEMNGQPLRPAEQQIGFIPQNYGLLPWKNVYENICLGTKIKKQARSGQAIQEVIGQLGLSGLEKRYPGELSGGQQQRVSLARSFLLQPDLLLMDEPFSALDAMTREEIQQVFLHVWKTHAVSTFLVTHHVEEAVYLGKKIVILSGCPGQVSQVLDNPLFGQEAVREQAEFFRMCLTLRKLIKEDWSL, encoded by the coding sequence ATGCTTCGGATCAAAGAACTGACCGTCGGCTATACCTCACAGGAGGAAAACTATACGGCGCTGGCCGGAATCAATCTGGAGCTTGCTCCCGGTGAAACCTGTGCGATCATCGGTCCTTCCGGCTGCGGCAAGTCCACGCTCCTCAAGGTGCTGGCCGGCATTATTACCGATTTTACGGGACAGGTAGAAATGAACGGACAGCCTCTGCGGCCGGCCGAGCAGCAAATCGGGTTTATTCCGCAAAATTACGGCCTGTTGCCTTGGAAAAATGTCTATGAGAATATTTGTCTCGGGACGAAAATAAAAAAGCAAGCCCGGTCCGGCCAGGCCATACAGGAGGTCATCGGCCAACTGGGGCTTAGCGGACTGGAAAAACGCTATCCCGGCGAGCTAAGCGGCGGGCAGCAGCAGCGGGTATCGCTGGCCCGCAGCTTCTTGTTGCAGCCTGACTTATTGTTGATGGATGAACCTTTTTCCGCGTTGGACGCGATGACCAGGGAGGAAATTCAGCAAGTATTTCTTCATGTCTGGAAGACACACGCCGTTTCGACCTTTCTGGTCACCCATCATGTGGAGGAGGCTGTGTATTTGGGCAAAAAGATTGTCATTTTATCCGGCTGTCCCGGCCAGGTCAGTCAGGTGCTGGATAATCCCCTGTTCGGGCAGGAGGCGGTCCGCGAACAGGCTGAGTTTTTCCGGATGTGCCTGACTTTGCGTAAACTGATAAAAGAGGACTGGTCGCTATGA